Sequence from the Candidatus Obscuribacterales bacterium genome:
TATCCGACGGTCTTTCAGTTGGTATGGACTTTATCGCTTTGCATACCTCGCAGGGGCGGAAGGTGATATTCGTCGGAAACGGTGGGAGTGCAGCTATTGCGAGTCATCTGGCGGTGGACTACTGGAAAAATGGTGGGATGCGGGCGGTCGCCTTTAACGATTCATCGCTCTTAACCTGCATCAGCAACGACTTTGGATACCCGCATGTATTTGCAAAGCCTGTAGAGATGTTTTGCGACCCCGGGGATATCTTGGTGGCGATTAGCAGCTCTGGCTGCTCGGAAAATATCCTCTTGGCTGTCAATGCAGCGAAGGAGATAGGCTGTAAAGTGATTACCATGTCTGGGTTTTCTGGTGACAACCCGCTCCGCTTGACCGGAGATCTGAATTTTTACGTTCCTTCCGACTCCTACGGCCATGTTGAAATCGTCCATCTGGCCCTTTGCCACTCTATCCTGGATGCGATTATCAGTCGTCAAGGCCGCAAATAGTGTCAAAGACCCTAAATCAAATGATCCCTCTTGTTGATCTCAAGAGACAAACGAGGCAACTGGGGGGGGAGATTCAGCGTGCCATTGCTGAAGTGCTCGCCGACTGCAACTTTGTAAAGGGAAAATGGATCGAACAATTCGAAGAGTCCTTTGCACGATACTGTGGCGTCACTCATGCTAGTGCAGTCTCCTCGGGTACCGCAGCCTTGCAGTTGGCATTATTGGCGGCTGGCGTGGGGAAGGGGGATGAAGTCATCACCAGCCCCTACACATTTATTGCA
This genomic interval carries:
- a CDS encoding SIS domain-containing protein — encoded protein: SDGLSVGMDFIALHTSQGRKVIFVGNGGSAAIASHLAVDYWKNGGMRAVAFNDSSLLTCISNDFGYPHVFAKPVEMFCDPGDILVAISSSGCSENILLAVNAAKEIGCKVITMSGFSGDNPLRLTGDLNFYVPSDSYGHVEIVHLALCHSILDAIISRQGRK